The Chitinophagales bacterium nucleotide sequence ATGGCCATCATCCCAAATACCCCAATCCGGTTGGCGATAAAAGCAGGCGTGTCCTTGCACAATACCGTTGTTTTTCCCAGAAAAAGGTCTCCATAATGCATCAGAAATTCCACAATGGATGGATCTGTATGCGGGGTAGGGATGATCTCCAGCAGGCGCAGGTACCTCGGTGGATTGAAGAAGTGAGTGCCACAAAAGTGTTTTTTAAAATCCTCTGTTCTACCCTCCGTCATCATATGAATGGGGATACCCGAAGTATTGGAGGTTATAAGGGTGCCGGGTTTCCGGTATTTTTCTACCTGTTCAAATACCTGTTGTTTGATGTCCAGTCGCTCTACCACTACCTCTATGATCCAGTCACAGGCACCGATCTCTTTCATGTTGTCATCAAAATTGCCGGTACTGATCTTCTTTACCACCTCCTTGTGATAGACAGGAGAGGGGTTGGATTTTATAGCGGCCGTCAGTGAGTCGTTCACGATCTTATTCCGGGCCTTGGCGTCCTTGCTTTCCCTGGCCTCAGCAGGAACAATATCCAATAATAATACCTGTACGCCGATCCCGGCAAAATGACAAGCGATACGGCTACCCATGACACCACTGCCTAAAACGGCAACCTTCTTAATGATCCGGTTCATATATAATTATTTTCGAAATAAAAATAGTTAGTTATGCAACTATTTACTTCGAAGATAGAGAAAATTGGGAATATATATTCTTTGAATTACGACAGAGGCACAGCGACGTGGAGAAATGACTTTTTCTCCACGTCGCTGTGCCTCTGTGTTTTTAGTTGCAGCCTATTTGTTCTTCTTTTCCTTCTTATTAATCTGAAAGGCCCGCATAATATTAAATCCGAATTGTATTTCTCCTTTACCCCACTGCCCGGTTGTTTCCGTAAGGAAGGACCGTTCATTCATACCCAGGGCATTGCTAAAGTGCAGTTGAAATACGTGTCCACCTGTTTCAATATCAAATCCGATAGACAGGGGGTCACGGGTGCCATCAGCCTCATTGGGGTTTACGCGGTATAGGTAATCGGCGGTTAGAGAAATGCGGTTACTAAGCCGTATTCGGCCACCTACCCCTACCGCTATCAGGTCACTGGGATCGGCAAAATCCGGGACCAGGTTTCTATGAAGAACCGTAGGCGTTACTTGCAGCGTGATCGCTTCCGACAGTTTGCTGCCAATGATGATCTGCCCATAGTAGGCCATTCGGGAGGTAAAGAAGTTTTTGCGGGTGGTATCCGCCCATTTCAATGAATTGAGCGTACCGCCTGCTACGACTACTACAGAAAAGGGGAGACCTCCATTTTTGGATTGATGGACAAGCCGGTATTTCAAAAAACCATCAAATTCTTTTTTGTTGGTACTCCGGCCAACGCCGAGCATGAAGTTTTTGGTGATCCCGAAATCCAGTCCCATACGCATCGTGGCATTATCAAGCCCAAACATTTCATAAGCCCCTTTGTCAATAGAACCAAAGCGGTGTAGGATCCGGAAATCCATTACCCCGGGCCGGATCAGTTCCATACTCTGGCTCATGATCACCCGCGAGGATTTAAACGCATAATCTACATGTTCCTTTTTGGGTTTATCGTCGCCCACCAGGCTTAGAAGATCTTCATCCTGGGCGTAGCTGGACAAAGACGAGAGGGTAAGCAGGATACCAAACAGTTGAAGGCGTAAGGAAGACATATGAATAGTTTATTCTTAGGAAGTAAAACGATATTATTTCAATGGCTCAAGGGCACATTCCACTTTGATATTGACCGTATTGGATATCTTGTCACTTACCACAGAAGGAATACTTACTTTATAATCTGACAGCAATACCTGGAAGGTTGCGAGGATATTGACCTTGCCTCCTTTTACACTCACTTTGCCGCTGGTCTCTACATCCCTGGTTTCTCCATGCATGGTAAGTTTGCCTTTTACTTTGGCGGTGTATTCTCCATCCTTGGCATAATTGATATCGCTGTTGTTGGAAACCATGCCTTTGAACTCCGCTTTTGGGAACTTATGGCTTTCCACATAATTTTCATTGAAGTGTTCCTGCATCAACGCTCTTTTAAATTCAAAACCTTTCATCTGAACCGC carries:
- a CDS encoding YceI family protein, which codes for MKKILFTLAIVAFSTIQLLAQDKYFTKTGTIFFECTKSPLEKIEATNSSTTCVVDSKTGNMQFAVQMKGFEFKRALMQEHFNENYVESHKFPKAEFKGMVSNNSDINYAKDGEYTAKVKGKLTMHGETRDVETSGKVSVKGGKVNILATFQVLLSDYKVSIPSVVSDKISNTVNIKVECALEPLK